In Meleagris gallopavo isolate NT-WF06-2002-E0010 breed Aviagen turkey brand Nicholas breeding stock chromosome 30, Turkey_5.1, whole genome shotgun sequence, the genomic stretch AGGCTgtcaggaaagcaaagaaacaaacagaaaactcacagtgctcagtgctgctgggagacACGAGTGGAGAGCACCGAACTGGGAACTGCTTTGTACCCCTGGGGCTGATGGCTGCATTCCTTGTGGCTGCAGAACGACTCCTGGAGCGAGCTGTACTCCTTCGCCCTCTTTAAGTCCATGAGCCACATGCTGTGCATCGGCTACGGCAAGCAGGCACCTGAGAGCATGACGGACATCTGGCTGACGATGCTGAGCATGATAGTGGGAGCCACCTGCTATGCCATGTTCATCGGCCACGCCACCGCCCTCATCCAGTCGTTGGACTCCTCCCGACGCCAGTACCAGGAGAaggtggggctgggaggagatTGGGGCTGTGGTTGTGCAGCTTTGCCCGCTGTGTTTGGGGAGGTGGGGATCTCCCAGCACAGGTCCCAGCCCGGTGTGGTCGTTTCTCCCCACAGTACAAGCAGGTGGAGCAGTACATGTCCTTCCACAAGCTGCCCGCTGACTTCCGACAGAAGATCCACGATTACTACGAGCACCGCTACCAGGGCAAGATGTTTGATGAGGACAGCATCCTGGGGGAGCTCAATGAGCCCTTGCGTGAGGTGGGGGGCTCGGGAGCTGAGGATGGCAGGAGGGGATCTGCTGTGTTACACCCCATCACTGCTCCCTGCCTTCCTTCCCCTATAGGAAATCGTGAACTTCAACTGTCGCAAACTGGTGGCCTCCATGCCGCTGTTCGCCAACGCGGATCCCAACTTTGTGACGGCGATGCTCACCAAGCTGAAGTTTGAGGTGTTCCAACCCGGAGACTACATCATCCGCGAGGGAACCATTGGCAAGAAGATGTACTTCATCCAGCACGGCGTGGTCAGCATCCTCACCAAGGGCAACAAGGAGATGAAGCTCTCTGATGGCTCCTACTTTGGGGGTAAGCACCTACGGGTCCCTGAGCGCGGCTCTCCGTTTCCAGTTCTCTCCATCAAGACCTTTGGCACCACTgtatctcttctttctcccttcttaTCACCTCCTCAGAAATCTGCCTGCTGACCCGTGGTCGGCGCACAGCCAGCGTCCGGGCGGACACCTACTGCCGCCTCTACTCACTATCAGTGGACAACTTCAATGAGGTGCTGGAGGAGTACCCCATGATGCGGAGAGCCTTCGAGACCGTGGCCATCGACCGCCTCGATCGCATCGGTAAGGCTTtaagggctgcagggctgccctgcaggcACCTCTCACGATGCCTCTCCTTGTGTCCTACTGATGGGTGAACAGCCAGAGGGGTACCTGGGCCCTGCTGGGTGCTTGGGAAAGGGGCAGCAGCATGTGGAGGTGCCTGTTAGGCATCTTGAGTGAGAGGCCTTGAGTGCCGAGCCTCATTACTCtccccatttcttttcttgcaggGAAAAAGAACTCGATCCTTCTTCACAAAGTGCAGCACGACCTCAACTCGGGCGTCTTCAACAACCAGGAGAACGAAATCATCCAGGAGATTGTCAAGTATGACCGAGAGATGGTGCAGCAGgcggagctgcagcagcacacggCCATGTACAGCCCGGTGCAGCCCCAGGTCACCTCCGCCATTGCCACCCTGCAGCAAGCCGTCGCCATGAGCTTCTGCCCACAGATGGCCAGCCCTCTGGTGGGCTCCATGGCGCTGGGCTCTCCCCGCATGATGCGTCGCTTGCAATACGCCCAGGCCGTGCCCAGCCCCTTCGCcgtctccccagtgctgctgcagcaaagccCCCCGCAGCAGCCGCAGCCCCCCGTGCCCCACGCCAACCCATCGCCCTCGCAGGACCAGGCACAGCCCGCCTCCACCAGCGCCTTCGCAGTCGCCAGCCCGCCGTCCCAAAGCCCCTTGGCCAGCCGGACGTTTGCCTACGGAGGAGCCAAAGGGCAGCTGGGCTCCCAGCTCTCGCTGAGCCAGCAGCAGACGCCCGGTTCGCCCCCACGGTTGGCAGTTCACAAAAGCACACAGGCGCTGCCCACCAGCAGCTTCAGCCAGGATTCACGGCCTCTATCGGCTTCGCAGCCCTCCCTGCCCCATGGGCTGACGGCTGGCAGCACCCAGAGCCCCCCGGCTTCGGTGCACGAATCCTCTGCTTCCATCGGTGGAGGCCCAGCTGCCACCGCCGTCTCGCCGGGCTCGGGTCCCCCAGCCGGGCTGCGAGGTGCGGTGTCCTCCAGGGGCCCCCTGTCTCACCCTGCACCCACTCTGCAGCAGGACTCGGCGGCAGCCCGCAAGGATTCGGTGGGCAGCATGCCCGACACGGACCCGGCCAAATCCAGGCTGTCTTCCAACTTGTGACCTCCACAGGCGTGGGGATAGGGGTGCTGGGGTGCCAGGGCAGCCagccccatcccctctgctccaTCCCCACCGAGGAGCCCGTGCCCCTCGGCCACCTCCACCCCTGCTCCCTGGCTTCGTCCCCCTGCCAGGGACCCATGGGTGGGCACAAGGGGGGCTGTTTGCCTCCGACCAAAGTTTGGCCCCATTTTCCGCTCCTTGCGAGAAAATCCCACTGCCCCATAGAAGCCACAGATGCATCATCCCCAGTGATCAACGCTGTATATGATATATATGACCTGAATACAAATCTATATGTGTGCATCCGCAGGACACCTCCCTGGGGTCTTAGGCATGTGGGCCAGCACTGGCACGTGCCCCTGCCTCCCCTCCCACAGACCCATGGCGAGGGGTGACAGCCGAGGAGTGGAGGTAAGTTATGGGGTCTGAAGTACAGCAAGCCCCAGGAGACTCAGCAGCCCCCATGCCAGGCAGACTTTGAGGCTGGGGTGACCTCAgccaggcagccctgctgctggagcacaggGTGCTGAGCACCAGGGCTGCCACTGCATGGAGCAGCACTGGGCTCTGCTGGCTTGCAGGCTGGGGAAGGCACAGAGTGTGCGTGAAATAagtgtgcctgtgtgtgtgtgtatatatatacacagatgGATGGAGTGTGCATGGATGTATGCATGCACGTATGCCCCTGCCTGGCACACTGGAGCCTTCCACGTTGAATGTATGCAGCAATCCATGAGCAAGGAGCCCCATGCCCAcctgccttcctgcagctgcagggccagggGTCCAGGGCCACACTCCAAGCGTCACCTTTCCATCCAGCCCATCCTGTGCAATAAATGTCAGCAACTGACAGAGCTACACACGACTCCgtctctgcttctcctttgctACCATCCCTCtcccctgcagctccagccctcCAACTCTACCAGTGGCCACAACCTGGACTtcaggctgggctgcaggagggaagTCTGCCCtttaaagaaatgcttccttGCCAGCAGCAGTTGGGCAGTAATGGGGAATGAGAGGCACAGTGTACATGGAGGCCCCGAGCATCAGTTACTGCAGGAGATGGAAACAAACAGACCCCTGCAGAAGTGGCCCTAGGAGGCTCCTGGCTAAAAATGTAAGAGCCCAGCAGTTGCCCAGCAGCCCCTCCATGTAGACAACAAACAGGGCAGGACAGCTTTGTCTCCAATTCTGCTGGGATAGCCCTGTGAATAATTGAACCCCAACCTGTCAGCAAACAGTGGCAGCCTGGGGAGATATCAGTCCCACGATGGAAGAGCCCAGGCACCCCCTGGCAAAGATGCTGAGAAGGATGAACTTCCCACCTCatatttcaaaaaacattttatttacagtaCTGTACATCTCCACCCCTGTGCTAGTGATTTCTTCCTCTGCCTGAGACCCAGCAAGCAGAATTTAAACACATTCCTGGCAAGGGACACAGGTGACAGCCAAGCCAGCtctggagctggcagcagtAGCACAGACATCTTACGTCAGGGTGAGGATTGCAGAAAGCCAACCCCACCTAATCCCTGACCCCACACTGCAGCCCTCTCCAGCTCTTGGCTGGGACACAGGCAGTAGCAGCAAATAGCACAGACTCACCCCTAACTCCAGCAGccccccacagctgctcctgcaccccTCCAGCAGTCCTGCTTTGCCCCCAGCATCTCcattttgtgcatgtgtgttttgCTGGGCTGACCACTGTTCCCCCAtgagctgcaggacagcagagGTTTGTGGGCCAGTGCCTACCATCACCTCTAGGCAGCCGAAGTCCAGAGGTGGTCCAGGGCTCCACGGGCTGCTGGGGCTCAGCTGAAGAAATAAGTAGAGTCTATTACTTTGTTCAGGTTGAATTCCCCTGTGAGAAGCAAGATAGACTAGAGGTTAGAGCAGAGCCTGGTGGAGGTGAGATCCACCTAAGCCCAGCTTTTGCTTCCTGCACAGAAGTACTTGGGCTCAGGCCCTACTGCAGGGGTCTCAGAGGTCTTTCAGGGACTGATATCCATGCAGATCTATCTGGGATATCTGGGGCAGTGGTAGGAACAGTGAGACAGATaacagcagcagggaaggaagaggagacgGCATGGCTCCAGTACAAACCACCACTGCCTCTGGGACAGACCGCGACAGCTGCTCAGTGGCAAAGGCCAGCACTTAGCTGGGCTGCTTTATTTTGCAAAGGCAGAACAAAGGTTAGCCAGATGGTCTGGCAGAGGCATAGCCAAGAGATTAGGAGGAGTCAAGCTAACTAACT encodes the following:
- the HCN2 gene encoding potassium/sodium hyperpolarization-activated cyclic nucleotide-gated channel 2, producing MLLFMVGNLIIIPVGITFFKEETTAPWIVFNVVSDTFFLMDLVLNFRTGIVIEDNTEIILDPERIKKKYLKTWFVVDFVSSIPVDYVFLIVEKGIDSEVYKTARALRIVRFTKILSLLRLLRLSRLIRYIHQWEEIFHMTYDLASAVMRIINLIGMMLLLCHWDGCLQFLVPMLQDFPKNCWVSINGMVNDSWSELYSFALFKSMSHMLCIGYGKQAPESMTDIWLTMLSMIVGATCYAMFIGHATALIQSLDSSRRQYQEKYKQVEQYMSFHKLPADFRQKIHDYYEHRYQGKMFDEDSILGELNEPLREEIVNFNCRKLVASMPLFANADPNFVTAMLTKLKFEVFQPGDYIIREGTIGKKMYFIQHGVVSILTKGNKEMKLSDGSYFGEICLLTRGRRTASVRADTYCRLYSLSVDNFNEVLEEYPMMRRAFETVAIDRLDRIGKKNSILLHKVQHDLNSGVFNNQENEIIQEIVKYDREMVQQAELQQHTAMYSPVQPQVTSAIATLQQAVAMSFCPQMASPLVGSMALGSPRMMRRLQYAQAVPSPFAVSPVLLQQSPPQQPQPPVPHANPSPSQDQAQPASTSAFAVASPPSQSPLASRTFAYGGAKGQLGSQLSLSQQQTPGSPPRLAVHKSTQALPTSSFSQDSRPLSASQPSLPHGLTAGSTQSPPASVHESSASIGGGPAATAVSPGSGPPAGLRGAVSSRGPLSHPAPTLQQDSAAARKDSVGSMPDTDPAKSRLSSNL